GGCTTTTCTATGACGGGTTCATCCAGTACTTTTTCTTCAATCATAGGTAATGGCGGGTTAATGGGGCCTCGCTAAGCAGTACTTTTTTTATTAAGGAAGCGGTACAACCGTACCGTTTTTATGCCATCGGGGTACTTTCTGAAATTGTTAAAAATACTGTCAAGGGCCGCTTCACCGTAAATCAGAAAATCATACATCCGGTGTTTTCGCTTGGAACGGAGTTGTACAAAAGTTTCCCGTAACGACCATTGCAGAAAAACCATAATCCCGTACTTATTGCCGTGCATATTCTGAAAAATTCGTCGCTGGTTTCGTACGGCATAGTACTGTTTCCAGGCTCCGGGCCAGGGAATACCGTTTCGATCAAAGGACGGCGGATGGTAGAAAACGGAATTGGTAACCGTTACTACCGAAAACCCCATTTTGATGGCCCGGGTCATGTATTCCACTTCGTCACCCCAGATAAATAATTTACGGTCGGGCAGGCCAATATGTTTAATAACCTGTCGGTGAATGAGCGTACCGTTGAAAAAAGAGGCAACGCCATACACCAGGTCCACCTGGGTCATATCGGTTACTTTCCGATAACTCTTATTGGGCCGATCAACATAAAAGGCCAACTCGGAATGATCCTTATTACTGATCGATACGCAATTTTTAATGCAAGGTCCGATATTCGGCGATTCCAGTAGGGCCCGTAAGGCACCCGGTGTGGCCACACAATCGTCGTCCATGCACCAAATCCACTCGTACTCCGCCTCGTAGGCTGTCTCGATACCCGTAGCGAATCCACCGGCTCCCCCGCAGTTGGCCTGGGTAGTGACGAGCAATTCGGGTTGGGTTGCCAGCCAATCGGCCGTACCATCCGTACTGCCATTGTTGATCACAAATATGGCTTGTACCGGAAACGTCTGTTGCTGTAAACTGGTAATACAAATTTTGAGGTCTTCTAGCCGGTTATAGGTTACTACTACGGCAGCTACTTTTTTCATGCGAAATACCAGGTTATCCATTCAATATAGTTCATAGGGACAAGGGGGATAACGGACTGATACAAGGAACTCTTTCAATAAAACCAGTGGATCTTAGCAGCAAGCAGACTGAAGTAGCGGTTCAATGAGACTTAATACTAAAAAGCGTTTTTATTACCCGTGGCAGCCGCTTTGATGGTCCACCAGCAAATGGTAGCGTCCAGGCGAGCGGATTGCCGATGAATGTACAGGTGATCATAGCGAATGCGTTGTTTCATTTTACTGAGATGTTCGGTTTCACCACGTGCTCCCCGGGACTGAGCCAGGCCAGTAATGCCGGGAAGTACGGTATACCTTTCCTTGTAGCCGGGCATCGAATGCCAATACTGGGCATCCAAGGCTACCGGGTGGGGGCGTGGTCCGACAATACTCATATCACCCAGTAACACATTAATAAACTGGGGCATTTCGTCCAGATTCGTTTTCCGTAGATAACGACCCAGAGGCGTAATGCGGGAGTCGTTGCGGG
The genomic region above belongs to Siphonobacter curvatus and contains:
- a CDS encoding glycosyltransferase family 2 protein, which codes for MKKVAAVVVTYNRLEDLKICITSLQQQTFPVQAIFVINNGSTDGTADWLATQPELLVTTQANCGGAGGFATGIETAYEAEYEWIWCMDDDCVATPGALRALLESPNIGPCIKNCVSISNKDHSELAFYVDRPNKSYRKVTDMTQVDLVYGVASFFNGTLIHRQVIKHIGLPDRKLFIWGDEVEYMTRAIKMGFSVVTVTNSVFYHPPSFDRNGIPWPGAWKQYYAVRNQRRIFQNMHGNKYGIMVFLQWSLRETFVQLRSKRKHRMYDFLIYGEAALDSIFNNFRKYPDGIKTVRLYRFLNKKSTA
- a CDS encoding sugar transferase, which produces MSLTINKKAVRIPITNQTLFTPTHAQPNPTQFFKKRMFDLAVASSVTVLVLVWLLPLISLLIKLTSPGPILFVQLRTGRNGKPFRCFKFRTMRYEENADFKQATRNDSRITPLGRYLRKTNLDEMPQFINVLLGDMSIVGPRPHPVALDAQYWHSMPGYKERYTVLPGITGLAQSRGARGETEHLSKMKQRIRYDHLYIHRQSARLDATICWWTIKAAATGNKNAF